In one Thermodesulfobium acidiphilum genomic region, the following are encoded:
- the uvrC gene encoding excinuclease ABC subunit UvrC encodes MFLIKDLNLEDIPELPGVYMFFSKEKKPLYVGKAINLLNRLRSYLKSKSHDQKTALMLSEARYLDFIIVRNEYEALILEMTLIKEKVPKYNVQLRDNKSYPYIKIDFNEDFPALELFRGKPKDKKNVLYIGPYPDGSNLRNLLGYINNTLPLRKCSKNTFKHAKSFCIRYQMKQCLAPCVGLTNKEDYKKILLIAKDWLSGDLDKVKKDMVKEIERFSNEENFEQAARLRDSLSYIESFSDIKVVDPQGKLNADAIYINKLGDVSLVQVRHGLVSTNIIKRMTNVEQTNLHDAVLFFLYDFYSNIEPGKFVFINVFLDEVGLIERFLQEKWGKKRKIKVIDEELLQDVDLFKKNKSRLNIKYIEILKIAKENLFVKDKINIFKAGFERLSEIFGRKISLVYALDIAHFQGEATVAGLSAADERGLRKRYYRRVRLTDNNIDDYASMDEALKIISKKNIEADILLIDGGLGQLEVALRNLKDSYTTVISLAKGEEIIYLMDKKELRLPKSDYALRALMYLRDEAHRFANEYRKYLLSKTRKP; translated from the coding sequence GTGTTTTTAATTAAAGATTTGAACCTGGAAGATATCCCTGAACTTCCAGGCGTTTATATGTTTTTCTCGAAGGAAAAGAAGCCATTATATGTAGGCAAGGCGATAAATCTTCTAAACAGGTTAAGAAGTTATCTTAAAAGCAAATCACACGATCAAAAAACTGCCTTAATGTTAAGCGAAGCAAGGTATCTGGACTTTATAATTGTAAGAAACGAATATGAAGCTCTTATTCTTGAAATGACTCTTATAAAAGAAAAGGTTCCAAAATATAACGTTCAATTAAGAGACAACAAATCATATCCATACATAAAAATAGATTTTAACGAAGATTTTCCAGCTTTAGAGTTGTTTAGGGGTAAACCAAAGGATAAAAAGAACGTTTTGTACATAGGTCCATATCCTGATGGTTCGAATTTAAGAAACCTTTTAGGTTATATAAATAACACTCTTCCTTTGAGAAAATGTTCGAAAAATACCTTTAAGCATGCTAAATCGTTTTGTATAAGATATCAGATGAAACAATGTTTAGCCCCTTGTGTCGGACTAACCAATAAAGAAGATTATAAAAAGATATTATTGATAGCGAAAGATTGGCTTTCAGGCGATCTGGACAAAGTTAAAAAAGACATGGTTAAAGAGATAGAGAGGTTTTCTAATGAAGAAAATTTTGAGCAGGCGGCAAGGCTTAGAGATAGCCTTTCATATATAGAATCGTTTTCAGATATAAAAGTGGTAGATCCTCAGGGAAAGTTGAACGCTGACGCAATTTATATTAATAAATTGGGAGACGTATCTCTTGTTCAAGTAAGACATGGCCTTGTTTCAACCAATATAATAAAAAGAATGACTAATGTTGAACAAACAAATCTGCATGATGCTGTGCTGTTTTTTTTATATGACTTTTATTCGAATATAGAACCTGGAAAATTTGTTTTTATAAATGTTTTTCTTGATGAAGTTGGTTTGATCGAAAGGTTTTTGCAAGAAAAGTGGGGCAAAAAGCGAAAAATAAAGGTTATAGATGAAGAATTACTTCAAGATGTAGATCTTTTTAAAAAAAATAAATCCAGGTTGAATATTAAATATATAGAGATCTTGAAGATTGCAAAGGAAAATTTATTTGTAAAAGATAAGATAAACATTTTTAAAGCAGGTTTTGAAAGACTTTCAGAAATATTTGGCAGAAAAATTTCATTGGTTTATGCCCTGGATATTGCGCATTTTCAAGGGGAGGCTACAGTAGCAGGCCTATCTGCGGCTGATGAAAGGGGATTGAGAAAAAGATATTATAGAAGAGTAAGACTTACAGATAATAACATAGATGATTATGCGTCTATGGATGAGGCGCTCAAGATCATTTCTAAAAAAAATATAGAAGCAGATATTTTGTTGATAGATGGCGGTTTGGGACAATTAGAGGTTGCATTAAGAAATTTAAAGGATTCTTACACAACTGTTATATCTCTGGCAAAGGGAGAAGAAATTATATACCTGATGGATAAAAAAGAGTTGAGACTACCAAAGAGCGACTATGCTTTGAGGGCATTAATGTACTTGAGGGACGAGGCACATAGATTTGCTAACGAATATCGTAAATACCTACTTTCCAAAACCAGAAAGCCTTGA
- the lepA gene encoding translation elongation factor 4: protein MNLDNIRNFSIIAHVDHGKSTLADRLLVKSKIVNERKLVPQMLDNMDIERERGITIKARTVRLDINWQGKDYILNLIDTPGHVDFSYEVSRSLAACEGAILLVDASQGIEAQTLAHGLLAIEQDLVLIPVINKVDLPTANVEGTKKEIMDVFGFNEDEIILTSAKEGKGIDEVISAVIERIPAPKGDVSEPLSALIFDSHYDSYRGVVAYVRVFEGEIKSGINIRLHSTGKTFEVQEIGYFRIGPEKTDALRAGEVGYVAANIKNIEDTRVGDTIEEEKRPAKKILKGFKPPLSMVFCGLYPINTDEYNLLKDAIMKLKLNDASLVFEPETSAALGFGFRCGFLGMLHMEVTIERIKREFDIDLIITPPSVVFEAVKQNNEIVKIHNPLKMPDPGSIISLREPYVKVSIFSPAEYIGAIMELCSNKRGNYIDMEYLDVKRVIMRFEMPLSEIILDFFPLLKTKTRGYASLDYEFIGYRESDLVRLDILVNREKVDALSSIVHRSKAQEIGSKIVSSLKKLIPRHMFEIPIQAAVGSKILARENIAAMKKNVLQKCYGGDITRKRKLLEKQKEGKKKMKMLGDVQIPQEVFFEILKSSSEQKN, encoded by the coding sequence ATAAATTTGGATAATATAAGAAATTTTTCGATAATTGCTCACGTAGATCACGGAAAATCGACCCTTGCGGATAGGCTGCTGGTTAAATCAAAGATAGTAAACGAAAGAAAACTTGTCCCCCAGATGCTCGACAACATGGATATTGAACGAGAAAGGGGCATAACAATTAAGGCAAGAACAGTAAGGCTGGATATTAATTGGCAGGGTAAGGACTATATATTAAATCTTATAGATACTCCTGGTCATGTAGATTTCTCTTACGAAGTTTCTAGGTCGCTTGCTGCATGTGAGGGTGCAATTTTGCTAGTTGATGCTAGTCAGGGGATAGAGGCTCAGACTCTGGCGCATGGTCTTCTTGCCATAGAACAAGATCTCGTTTTGATACCTGTAATAAACAAAGTGGATTTGCCCACTGCTAATGTTGAGGGGACAAAAAAGGAAATAATGGATGTTTTTGGCTTTAACGAAGATGAAATAATATTGACCAGTGCAAAAGAGGGTAAGGGGATAGATGAAGTAATTTCTGCAGTTATTGAAAGAATTCCTGCTCCAAAAGGAGATGTAAGTGAGCCTCTATCGGCTTTGATCTTTGATTCACATTATGATTCTTATAGGGGCGTTGTCGCGTATGTAAGAGTGTTTGAGGGTGAAATAAAAAGCGGCATAAATATAAGACTTCATTCAACAGGAAAAACTTTTGAAGTACAGGAGATTGGGTATTTTAGAATAGGGCCTGAGAAAACTGATGCTTTAAGGGCAGGAGAAGTTGGGTATGTGGCTGCAAATATAAAAAATATAGAGGATACACGAGTAGGGGATACCATTGAGGAAGAAAAAAGACCAGCGAAGAAAATTTTAAAGGGATTTAAGCCCCCATTATCAATGGTTTTTTGTGGACTTTACCCTATAAATACTGATGAATATAACCTTTTGAAGGATGCAATTATGAAACTGAAACTAAACGATGCTTCGCTTGTTTTTGAACCAGAAACGTCGGCTGCTTTAGGATTTGGTTTTAGGTGTGGCTTTCTTGGCATGCTTCATATGGAAGTTACTATTGAGAGGATTAAAAGAGAATTTGATATCGATCTTATAATTACTCCACCTTCTGTGGTTTTTGAAGCTGTAAAGCAAAACAATGAAATAGTAAAGATTCATAACCCCTTGAAAATGCCAGATCCTGGCTCGATAATATCTCTGAGAGAACCGTATGTAAAAGTATCTATTTTCTCTCCTGCAGAATATATAGGTGCTATTATGGAACTTTGTTCAAATAAAAGAGGAAATTATATAGACATGGAATATCTAGATGTAAAAAGGGTAATAATGAGGTTTGAAATGCCATTATCTGAAATAATTTTAGACTTTTTCCCTTTGTTAAAAACCAAAACAAGAGGTTATGCTTCTCTTGACTATGAATTTATTGGATATAGAGAATCAGATCTTGTTAGGCTAGATATATTGGTTAACAGGGAAAAGGTGGATGCGCTTTCTTCAATAGTTCACAGAAGCAAGGCTCAGGAAATTGGATCAAAAATCGTCTCTTCTTTAAAAAAGTTGATTCCCAGACATATGTTTGAGATACCTATTCAGGCTGCAGTGGGTTCAAAAATTCTTGCCAGAGAAAACATTGCTGCAATGAAGAAAAACGTTTTACAAAAATGTTATGGAGGAGATATAACTCGTAAGAGAAAGCTCCTGGAAAAGCAAAAGGAAGGGAAAAAGAAAATGAAAATGTTAGGGGATGTCCAAATCCCTCAAGAAGTGTTTTTTGAGATTTTGAAGAGCTCTAGTGAACAAAAAAATTAG
- a CDS encoding coproporphyrinogen-III oxidase family protein, translating into MNKKISFFLDDFELGKDSVLGIYIHIPFCEKRCNYCHFFSRILKPNHIEKFFEALVSEIEYYEKTDRNLFEKSFVDSIYFGGGTPSMVKPFVLKNLIEILGSKFNFKNPEITLEAHPKSFLENYKDKNDVFFNRLSLGIVSFEEKELLNLNRENFGYPALILAKELGIENVNVDLLIGIPGQNLASFKKSLDIICQFDNVRGVSIYPLEADFVESDEKVLELMDYSEEYLDKMGYIRYEIANYAKDGFFCRHNLKYWEYMNFLSFGPSSSSKIGNHRFKRSSNLNSYLEKKFFLEEDIRLSEEDLFFEKIMMGLRLMKGIKISELETQFDKGLVEDFLIKIKKFEELVKIENDMVFLTKKGIIFMNDFLVEIMPDRKVL; encoded by the coding sequence GTGAACAAAAAAATTAGCTTTTTTTTAGACGACTTTGAATTAGGCAAAGACAGCGTTTTGGGCATTTATATACATATCCCTTTTTGTGAAAAAAGGTGCAATTATTGTCATTTTTTTTCAAGAATTTTAAAGCCAAACCATATTGAAAAGTTCTTTGAGGCGCTGGTTTCTGAAATAGAGTACTACGAAAAAACTGATAGAAATTTATTTGAGAAATCGTTTGTTGACAGCATATATTTTGGTGGTGGAACTCCTTCCATGGTAAAGCCATTTGTGTTAAAAAATTTAATTGAAATTCTTGGTTCTAAATTTAATTTTAAGAACCCGGAGATTACTCTTGAAGCTCATCCAAAATCTTTTTTAGAAAATTATAAGGACAAAAATGACGTATTTTTTAACAGGTTGAGTCTCGGGATAGTTTCTTTTGAAGAAAAGGAACTTTTAAACCTTAATAGAGAAAATTTTGGTTATCCAGCTCTGATATTAGCAAAAGAGCTTGGTATTGAAAACGTTAACGTTGACTTGTTAATAGGAATACCTGGTCAAAATTTAGCTTCATTTAAGAAGTCATTAGATATTATTTGCCAGTTTGACAATGTAAGAGGTGTATCCATTTATCCTCTTGAAGCTGACTTTGTTGAATCAGATGAAAAAGTACTTGAGCTTATGGATTATTCTGAAGAGTATTTGGATAAGATGGGATATATAAGATATGAGATTGCTAACTATGCAAAGGATGGTTTCTTTTGCAGACACAATTTGAAGTATTGGGAATATATGAATTTTTTGTCATTTGGCCCCTCTTCTTCATCAAAGATTGGAAATCATAGATTTAAGAGGTCTTCAAATCTAAATAGCTATCTGGAAAAGAAGTTTTTTTTAGAAGAGGACATAAGACTTTCAGAAGAGGATCTCTTTTTTGAGAAAATAATGATGGGGCTTAGATTGATGAAGGGAATCAAAATTTCAGAATTAGAGACCCAATTTGACAAAGGGCTTGTAGAAGACTTTTTAATAAAAATTAAAAAGTTCGAAGAACTTGTTAAAATAGAAAATGATATGGTTTTTCTTACTAAAAAAGGTATTATTTTTATGAACGATTTTTTGGTAGAAATAATGCCCGATCGAAAAGTGCTTTGA
- a CDS encoding DUF951 domain-containing protein, with amino-acid sequence MLSDKDGLSEGMTLKSRVPHVCGSNLWTIIYLGSDVVLRCNNCSTVVMVPRKKLFRKFRKL; translated from the coding sequence TTGTTAAGTGATAAAGATGGTCTTTCAGAAGGAATGACTCTAAAATCAAGAGTGCCCCATGTTTGTGGCTCAAACTTGTGGACCATTATTTACCTTGGATCTGATGTAGTTCTCAGATGTAATAATTGTTCAACTGTAGTAATGGTTCCAAGAAAGAAGTTGTTTAGAAAATTTAGAAAATTGTAG
- a CDS encoding single-stranded-DNA-specific exonuclease RecJ, with protein MSCDLPRYRWKKPLFENILDRSVYGYVKYILENRQLSKSHIEKFLNISIDNFDPKFENDSVERAIEVFRDMINANEPIGIFGDYDADGITSVAILCIFLSYLGKKFIFKLPTRDEGYGIRVDVLEFFKDMGINNIIVLDSGSNSREVWQAASKMGLNLLYLDHHEILCDLEKDLNLVNPHLWNGDLLCSAGVIFRFLMLLDKFKSCCEVFPTLLELATIGTVGDSVELLGDSRIIVKLGLNQLKNSTIPGIVNFFNVRLPYITIEDLMFYLVPLINSAGRVGKPDLALSFLLEKDFHKSIEKCDLLESLNQKRKSIQSQFFSICMSILNESLYSPHVHFMRLDDCPKGIIGPLASRLACSYKKPFFLCSGEQLLYGSGRSPGNDIDLIELYNQIKSEYPAINDHFINFGGHQGAVGFTIKRDAFPEIKKRFERFRIRESIPFLNIDISFDGFSIDDNFFRSLKAMTPFGFGNQKVLVHTKGVELKSLESSIDYSEVVVFKHYNNIRWIIKNNRQILKDLLNARFDVVWEAKVKNDGIDFEFLDAKVVFLNCC; from the coding sequence ATGTCCTGTGATCTGCCTAGATACAGATGGAAAAAGCCCTTATTCGAAAATATTTTAGATAGAAGCGTTTATGGGTATGTAAAATATATTCTTGAAAACAGACAGCTATCTAAAAGCCATATTGAAAAGTTTTTAAATATTTCTATAGACAATTTTGACCCTAAGTTTGAAAACGATAGCGTAGAAAGGGCCATTGAGGTTTTTAGAGATATGATTAATGCTAATGAACCTATTGGTATTTTTGGGGATTATGATGCTGATGGAATAACTTCTGTAGCGATTCTTTGCATTTTTCTTTCTTATCTGGGTAAAAAATTTATATTTAAGCTTCCTACAAGAGATGAAGGCTATGGCATTAGAGTTGATGTCTTAGAATTCTTTAAAGATATGGGCATAAACAATATTATTGTGTTGGATTCCGGTTCAAACTCTAGAGAAGTATGGCAGGCCGCTAGTAAAATGGGGCTTAATTTGCTTTATCTAGATCATCATGAGATTCTTTGTGATTTAGAGAAGGATCTAAACCTTGTAAATCCTCATTTGTGGAATGGAGATCTACTTTGTAGTGCTGGTGTGATATTCAGGTTCTTAATGCTATTGGACAAGTTCAAGAGCTGTTGTGAAGTATTTCCTACTTTACTGGAATTAGCTACTATTGGAACAGTTGGAGATTCTGTAGAATTATTGGGAGACAGCAGGATTATTGTAAAATTGGGTTTAAATCAGCTAAAAAACAGCACAATTCCAGGAATTGTAAATTTTTTTAATGTCAGATTGCCTTATATTACAATTGAAGACTTGATGTTTTATCTGGTTCCGCTGATAAATTCTGCTGGAAGAGTTGGTAAGCCCGATCTTGCTCTGAGTTTCCTACTTGAAAAAGATTTTCATAAATCCATTGAAAAGTGTGATCTTCTTGAATCTTTGAATCAAAAAAGAAAATCTATTCAAAGTCAGTTTTTTTCTATATGTATGAGTATTTTGAACGAAAGTTTATATTCTCCACATGTTCACTTTATGAGATTGGACGACTGCCCTAAGGGCATAATTGGTCCTCTTGCATCTAGACTTGCGTGTTCTTATAAAAAACCCTTTTTTCTTTGTTCTGGAGAACAATTGTTATACGGTTCAGGGAGGAGTCCTGGAAACGATATAGATTTGATAGAATTATATAATCAAATAAAATCAGAATATCCAGCAATAAACGATCATTTTATAAACTTTGGAGGTCATCAAGGCGCTGTTGGTTTTACAATAAAAAGAGATGCCTTTCCTGAAATAAAAAAGAGATTTGAAAGGTTTAGGATAAGAGAAAGTATCCCATTTTTAAATATCGATATATCCTTTGATGGCTTTTCAATTGACGATAACTTTTTTAGATCTTTAAAGGCTATGACCCCCTTTGGATTTGGCAACCAAAAGGTTTTGGTTCATACTAAAGGAGTAGAGCTTAAAAGCCTTGAAAGCAGCATAGATTATTCTGAAGTTGTAGTTTTTAAGCACTATAATAACATTAGATGGATAATAAAAAATAATAGACAGATTTTAAAAGATTTGCTTAACGCAAGATTTGACGTTGTTTGGGAAGCAAAGGTTAAAAACGATGGAATTGACTTTGAATTTTTGGACGCAAAAGTAGTTTTTTTGAATTGTTGTTAG
- a CDS encoding RelA/SpoT family protein, whose protein sequence is MSVNQEKKLNTLKKPSDEKESVKNLGADLAVNNSGSDIQALSEVEPNLEELFSNFPGLKELLDGFDESEREFLLRCFVFAYSRHGDQRRLSGEPYIYHPLNVALILKEVGMDYRCLGAAILHDVLEDTQTSPEEIKANFGEDILVLVDGVTKLGKLRFKSPRERQAESFRKMFVAMAKDIRVVVIKLADRLHNMRTLEILANEKKEHIANETLKIFAPLAHRLGMWVIKSELEDLALYYLDRDMFNHILMYMESNINNHVNFLSKIEGILQESFQKELNCNFKIKRRKKHIYSVYQKLKRTNKSIDDIYDIFGLRIIIGEDVEGEDPYISSCYHVLGIIHSLFPPIPGRFKDFIAAPKPNNYQSLHTTVLGPGGIRVEIQIRTAKMDRIAEVGVAAHWLYKERKTSSIRDINELKLIWLRQLLEWQSDIKGAEFMDMVESSFNEEEIFVFTPQGDILDLEADSTPIDFAYRIHTEVGNKCIGAKVNSKMVALNTPLQTGDVVEIVTSKNAKPHLSWLNFVKTSLARQRIKSYFKKEHKNEAVLAGRQKILKELSRLNIVIEENQRQNLILEVAKKLNFASADDLLAAVGFEDISAHSVVNKIKDMIVKPEETLPTFKAKEVTKKKDDVIKIGDIGGLEVTFAKCCGPVPGDRIKGYVSRGRGLIVHRENCPNLLKQIAREGNDRIVDLNWNNQLKAESYESYMIVEGTDRVGFMKDILIRVASLNVNVVKASVNTNKAKKKVYMILEVQLKDNLEREKLIKELREVPDVIDVRQRGE, encoded by the coding sequence ATGTCAGTAAATCAGGAAAAGAAATTAAATACTTTAAAAAAGCCCTCAGATGAGAAGGAATCTGTTAAGAATCTGGGTGCTGATTTGGCCGTTAATAACTCTGGTTCAGATATTCAAGCCTTATCAGAAGTAGAACCCAATTTAGAAGAGCTCTTTTCTAATTTTCCTGGCTTAAAAGAGCTATTAGATGGTTTCGATGAGTCTGAAAGAGAATTTTTATTAAGGTGTTTTGTTTTTGCATATTCTAGACATGGTGACCAGAGGAGGCTTTCAGGCGAGCCTTATATATATCACCCTCTTAACGTTGCGCTGATACTTAAAGAGGTTGGAATGGATTATAGATGCTTAGGCGCTGCGATTTTACATGATGTTCTTGAGGATACACAAACATCACCTGAAGAAATAAAAGCAAATTTTGGTGAAGATATCCTGGTTCTTGTAGATGGAGTAACAAAACTTGGAAAATTAAGGTTCAAATCTCCAAGGGAGAGACAGGCTGAGTCTTTCAGGAAGATGTTTGTAGCTATGGCAAAGGATATTAGGGTTGTTGTAATAAAGTTAGCTGATAGACTCCACAATATGAGAACCCTTGAAATTCTTGCCAACGAGAAAAAGGAACACATAGCAAATGAAACTCTTAAGATATTTGCACCTTTAGCTCACAGGTTAGGAATGTGGGTTATCAAAAGCGAATTAGAAGACCTTGCCCTCTATTATCTTGATAGAGACATGTTTAATCATATTTTAATGTATATGGAATCGAACATCAACAATCACGTTAATTTTTTATCAAAAATAGAGGGTATATTACAAGAAAGTTTCCAAAAAGAGTTAAACTGTAACTTTAAGATAAAGAGAAGAAAAAAACACATTTATAGCGTTTATCAGAAACTCAAGAGAACTAATAAAAGTATCGATGATATTTACGACATATTTGGTTTAAGGATAATAATAGGTGAAGACGTAGAAGGAGAAGATCCATATATTAGCAGTTGTTATCATGTTCTTGGAATTATTCACTCTCTTTTTCCTCCTATTCCGGGCAGATTTAAGGATTTTATTGCAGCGCCAAAACCTAATAACTATCAATCGCTTCATACTACTGTATTAGGTCCTGGAGGGATTAGGGTTGAGATTCAAATTCGAACAGCCAAGATGGACAGAATTGCAGAAGTTGGTGTGGCAGCGCACTGGCTTTATAAAGAAAGAAAAACTAGTTCAATCAGAGATATAAACGAACTAAAGCTTATATGGCTCAGACAGCTTCTTGAGTGGCAAAGCGACATAAAGGGCGCAGAATTTATGGATATGGTTGAGTCAAGCTTTAACGAGGAAGAAATCTTTGTTTTTACACCGCAAGGAGATATATTAGATCTTGAAGCCGATTCAACTCCTATAGATTTTGCTTATAGAATTCATACAGAAGTTGGTAATAAGTGTATTGGTGCAAAGGTTAACTCTAAGATGGTAGCTTTAAATACCCCTCTTCAAACAGGAGATGTGGTAGAGATCGTAACTTCAAAGAATGCAAAGCCACACCTTTCGTGGTTAAACTTTGTAAAAACAAGTTTAGCAAGACAAAGGATTAAAAGTTATTTTAAAAAGGAACACAAGAACGAAGCAGTTTTGGCAGGCAGACAAAAAATACTAAAAGAATTGTCCAGACTAAACATAGTTATAGAAGAAAATCAAAGACAAAATCTAATTCTTGAGGTTGCAAAAAAACTTAACTTTGCTTCTGCTGATGATCTTCTGGCTGCAGTTGGATTTGAAGATATTTCCGCGCACAGCGTTGTAAACAAGATTAAGGATATGATTGTAAAGCCTGAGGAGACCTTACCCACCTTTAAGGCAAAGGAAGTAACAAAGAAAAAAGATGACGTTATAAAAATAGGAGATATTGGCGGGCTGGAAGTTACTTTTGCTAAGTGTTGTGGTCCTGTTCCAGGAGATAGAATAAAGGGTTATGTTAGTCGTGGAAGAGGCTTGATAGTCCATAGAGAGAACTGTCCAAATCTTTTGAAACAGATTGCCAGAGAAGGTAATGATAGAATTGTAGATTTAAATTGGAATAACCAGCTGAAAGCAGAATCATATGAAAGTTATATGATAGTTGAGGGCACAGACAGAGTAGGTTTTATGAAAGATATTCTTATTAGAGTTGCCAGTCTGAACGTAAATGTGGTGAAGGCTTCTGTAAATACTAATAAGGCAAAGAAAAAGGTTTACATGATCTTGGAAGTTCAACTGAAGGATAATCTTGAAAGAGAGAAATTGATAAAGGAACTAAGAGAAGTTCCAGATGTAATAGATGTAAGACAAAGAGGAGAATGA
- a CDS encoding DegT/DnrJ/EryC1/StrS family aminotransferase, producing MIKLADFNKEYNKLKNEIDREVLKVLDSGSYIMGKEVRDLETNLSNYLGVKAYTVASGTDALLIALRAASIGQGDEVITTPFTFVATASTITFTGAKPVFVDIDEETFNINPKLIEEKITERTKAILPVHLFGHSADMEEILRIAKKYNLIVIEDNAQAFGSLYNGKKTGSIGDISALSFFPTKNLGAYGDAGAVFAKDEKICEKIDMLRSHGSKKKYLYEIIGYNSRLDTIQAAILNVKLKYFENFIEKKRKLASIYLEELKGFVALPVEKENCRHSYHQFTIRVKNRDELFSYLSSNNIQSAIHYPLPLHLQKAFNYLGYKEGSFPVAEKVSKEVLSLPIFHTLSEEEIYRVCQVIKNR from the coding sequence ATGATTAAATTAGCAGATTTTAACAAAGAATATAATAAATTAAAAAACGAGATAGATAGAGAAGTATTGAAAGTACTAGATAGTGGATCGTATATAATGGGGAAAGAGGTAAGAGATCTAGAAACTAATCTTTCCAATTATCTTGGCGTAAAGGCCTATACGGTTGCTTCCGGGACAGATGCGCTGTTAATTGCCCTGAGGGCTGCTTCTATTGGTCAAGGAGATGAGGTTATAACCACTCCGTTTACTTTTGTTGCTACTGCAAGTACTATAACTTTTACTGGAGCTAAACCTGTTTTTGTAGATATTGACGAAGAGACCTTTAACATAAATCCAAAATTAATTGAAGAAAAGATCACTGAGAGGACAAAGGCTATTTTGCCAGTTCATCTTTTTGGGCACAGCGCTGATATGGAAGAGATATTGAGAATTGCAAAAAAGTATAATCTAATTGTAATAGAAGATAATGCTCAGGCATTTGGTTCGCTTTACAATGGCAAAAAAACTGGTTCAATAGGAGATATTAGTGCCCTTTCGTTTTTTCCTACAAAAAATTTGGGTGCGTATGGGGATGCTGGTGCGGTATTTGCAAAGGATGAAAAAATTTGTGAGAAGATTGATATGCTCAGATCTCATGGAAGTAAAAAGAAATATTTATATGAAATTATAGGATACAATTCTAGACTGGATACTATTCAGGCAGCAATTTTGAACGTGAAGTTAAAATATTTTGAGAATTTTATAGAAAAAAAGAGAAAACTAGCGAGTATCTATCTTGAAGAACTAAAGGGTTTTGTTGCCCTCCCTGTAGAAAAAGAAAATTGTCGTCACAGCTATCATCAATTTACCATTAGAGTAAAGAATAGAGATGAACTTTTTTCATATTTATCTTCGAACAACATACAATCAGCTATCCACTACCCATTGCCTCTACATCTTCAAAAGGCTTTTAATTATCTCGGTTATAAAGAAGGTTCTTTCCCAGTTGCAGAAAAGGTGTCAAAAGAAGTTCTTTCCCTTCCTATCTTCCATACATTGAGCGAGGAGGAAATATATAGAGTTTGTCAGGTTATAAAAAACAGATAA